The segment CCGCCGCCGACCGTATCCGCCCTACTGGGGCCGAATAATGTCAGGTCAAGCTTCTCCGCATTTAATAGTCCGCTGACCTCCAGGACTCCGGTAAGCTGCACCTGCTCTGCTTCACAATCGCCCGTAACTATGATCCCGCCGGTCAGCTTGATATCCTCAATCCGCAGCCCGCCGCCAGCCGTAACCTCTCCTTGTCCGCGCAGGCTGGCTGCGTCTACCCGGCCCTTCACCTTGCACTCCCCGGTGATTTTGATATCCTGTGCCCGAAGATTTCCTTCAACCGCTACCTCTCCGGTCTGCGTAAGCTTATGGCAGTCCACATCCCCGCCGAAGGTACATTCTCCCGTCACCTTCACATCCTTAAACACTCCGCCGACAGAGCTCGACGTCCCGAGTATCTTCAGATCATGGCGTTCTACCGTTTCATTCACCGGTCTTCTCCTCCTTTCCCACCTGGGCACCGGGATGTACAGTCAGTCCTGCTCTATACTCTACCCGGCCAATCGAGCAGCCCTGCCCGATAATGACCGTACCGCCCCTCACTACATCTGCACTTGTGTATTCCAGATCTAGCGTATCGCCTTCGATGAGATTGGCACGCAGTCCGATTTTGAGCTTGGGAATCATCCCGCCTAGCAGTCTGCCCCAGGCCGCGTTACCTTTTTTGCGGATCACCAGGCTCTCCACGCCAATCTCCCCTGCCTCAGACTGACCCTGTAGCCCGAACTCCATCCGGCCAGCACTCAGCAGACCCCCCACCGTGAATACCCCTTCACCGGTCAGCTCCTCCAGCTCACAATTGCCCTTCAGCTTCAGCATGCCGTCCATTACACAGCGCTCTCCCCGCAGACTGCCTTCTCCGCTCACTACTCCATTCAGCTTCATTTCACCAACCTGCAGATTGCCCTTTAGATTGAGGGTTCCGTCCATCTCCATCTCTTCCGCCGCAAGGTCGCCGTTCAGCTTCATTACGCCGTCACAGCTATAGGTATGTGCGCTGAGCGCTCCGTTAATCTTGCTGACGCCGTTGATATTCACTTTGTTATATCTGCCTCCGGCAGCCGTGTTGACCCCATCCATCACCAGATCCGGCAGTTCATTCTTCTCCATGGTCCAGCCTCCTATGGTTTACTGTTCATTACTCTATAAGCCGCCTTCAGTCAAACGTCCATTCAGCAGTTCCGCCAGATCGGCAGAGCGAAGCCTGCTCACCAGCCGTACCCCCTCTTCGAAGGCCAGCCCCGCTCCCGGCAGCGCCATAATGAAGAAGCTAACCCCCATCTTCCGCACAAAAAACAGCTCCCAGCCCTTCTCCCCGTACCCCGGCGCATGACTCTCCAGTATCTGATAGAGCCGGTCTGCTTCTTCCCAGCTGAGCTCCCCCTTGCTGAGCAGCCAATCTGCCGCAAATACATGAAGAATCTGCTCGAAGCTCAGCGGTAAGCCCTCAGCCTCCGTCCTCCCGAACCGCTCCAGACTACCCACCGAAACAATGTTACGTTCCTTTAGTTCGGATAAAGTTAACCTTATGCTGTACGAGGATGCCGGCTCTGACAGCTTATCCGCCAATTCATCCAGGGAGAGATCATCCTTCTTCTGTAAAATATGCTGTACCCGCCCCAAAATCCGCGCCCGCGGAAAAAAGGTCTCCTGTCCCGTAAAGGTAGATTTGCGGATGAACCATTCCTCAGGAATCAGCTGCTTCCGCTTCCAGCGGTACAACTGCCCGTAAGAGATTCCTGTCTCATCGAGCAGCTCCTTTTTGGAGATTAAATCCTCTTCCATATCACCACTCCTTGCGCTCATCGTAACATAACACTGTTACGTTGTAAACTGACAAGCTACCTACATCGCTCCCCTCCAGTGCAACAGCGCCTCCTCCTATTCACTCCTTCATAAAAAACAGAGCAGACCCTAGCCCTTACCGGCTTCGGATCTGCCCGCTATACTTCATTCTATGAACGCACAACGCCCTTCTGCCGGGCTTCACGCAGCCATTTCG is part of the Paenibacillus sp. FSL M7-0420 genome and harbors:
- a CDS encoding DUF4004 family protein: MEEDLISKKELLDETGISYGQLYRWKRKQLIPEEWFIRKSTFTGQETFFPRARILGRVQHILQKKDDLSLDELADKLSEPASSYSIRLTLSELKERNIVSVGSLERFGRTEAEGLPLSFEQILHVFAADWLLSKGELSWEEADRLYQILESHAPGYGEKGWELFFVRKMGVSFFIMALPGAGLAFEEGVRLVSRLRSADLAELLNGRLTEGGL